One Qiania dongpingensis genomic window carries:
- the vanG gene encoding D-alanine--D-serine ligase VanG — MKKTIAVIFGGCSTEYPVSLQSVYAVLTHMNTEKYQVIPVGITRNGDWFRYMGAFEEILSDQWHVKHETCRKAFLSPERSVHGIVEEKDGEIRQIYVDAVFPVLHGKNGEDGTIQGLAELAGIPLIGCGTFASALCMDKYRAHQLAAQAGVAVPKAVVLEKRLEKTELYEKTKDLEYPLFVKPVRAGSSFGITKADRRTQLLSAVDAAFQHDREVIIEENVEGFEVGCAVMGKEKLILGRVDEIELSEGFFDYTEKYTLKSSKIHMPARIDEETEKRIQVCAETIYRALDCSGFARVDMFLTPNGQIVFNEVNTIPGFTAHSRFPNMMKGIGMSFEEILETLMAQEV; from the coding sequence ATGAAAAAAACGATAGCAGTTATATTTGGCGGATGCTCCACGGAATATCCGGTTTCTCTCCAGTCCGTTTATGCGGTGCTCACCCACATGAACACAGAAAAATATCAGGTGATACCGGTAGGAATCACGCGGAACGGAGATTGGTTTCGGTATATGGGGGCTTTTGAAGAGATTCTGTCGGATCAGTGGCACGTTAAGCATGAAACCTGCAGAAAGGCGTTTCTCTCTCCGGAGCGTTCTGTCCACGGGATCGTAGAAGAAAAGGATGGCGAAATCCGTCAGATCTATGTGGATGCAGTATTTCCAGTACTTCATGGAAAAAACGGGGAGGATGGAACGATACAGGGATTAGCGGAACTGGCAGGCATCCCTCTCATCGGGTGCGGAACGTTTGCGTCTGCTCTCTGCATGGATAAATACCGGGCGCACCAGCTGGCTGCCCAGGCCGGCGTAGCAGTGCCGAAAGCTGTCGTCTTGGAAAAAAGACTGGAAAAAACAGAGCTTTACGAAAAGACAAAAGATTTGGAATATCCGCTGTTTGTAAAGCCGGTGAGGGCGGGATCTTCCTTTGGGATCACAAAAGCGGACAGGAGGACGCAGCTTTTGTCCGCAGTGGACGCAGCGTTTCAGCATGACCGAGAAGTCATCATTGAAGAGAATGTGGAAGGCTTTGAAGTAGGCTGCGCCGTAATGGGAAAAGAAAAGCTGATTTTAGGAAGAGTGGATGAGATTGAACTCTCAGAAGGCTTTTTTGACTATACAGAGAAGTATACTCTGAAAAGCTCCAAAATCCATATGCCGGCCAGAATCGACGAAGAGACGGAAAAACGGATTCAAGTGTGCGCGGAGACCATATACCGGGCTTTGGACTGCTCCGGTTTTGCCAGGGTGGACATGTTTCTGACACCAAACGGCCAGATCGTGTTTAATGAAGTAAATACCATACCGGGATTTACTGCCCACAGCCGTTTTCCCAATATGATGAAAGGCATTGGAATGTCCTTCGAGGAGATTTTGGAAACGCTTATGGCGCAGGAGGTGTGA
- a CDS encoding sensor histidine kinase, translating to MKNKKKNLSGGLAGRLFLRMIIALFSYTVLGIIGYFLAINVFSFRTWSGDELLYRVARWFDMRRELFALAYIVIGYIGIFLYYWRKPFSYFQEVADAAEVIYKQDDSMVTLSAPLKDLENQMNQIKVSVLNNERVAREAEQRKNDLVTYLAHDLKTPITSVIGYLTLLQDEPQISEEMRNRYITIAREKAERLDDLINEFFDITRFNLSHITLEKTEVHLIRMLNQLIYEFKPMLREKNLNCVLQAPDDLRIYCDPDKLQRVFDNLLRNAVNYSYEDCTIRIWVEEMPNQVKLSFINDGDQISEEKLKRIFEQFYRLDNSRSTKSGGAGLGLAIAKEIVELHGGRISAYSRENIIRFDVVLPRP from the coding sequence TTGAAGAATAAAAAAAAGAACCTGAGCGGCGGCCTGGCGGGACGGCTGTTCCTCAGGATGATAATCGCCCTGTTTTCCTATACCGTGCTTGGGATAATCGGCTATTTTTTGGCCATCAATGTATTCAGCTTCAGAACCTGGTCGGGGGACGAGCTTCTTTACCGGGTCGCCAGATGGTTTGACATGAGGAGAGAATTGTTTGCCCTTGCCTATATCGTGATAGGGTATATCGGCATTTTCCTGTATTATTGGAGAAAACCTTTTTCCTATTTCCAGGAAGTTGCAGACGCGGCAGAAGTGATCTACAAGCAGGATGACAGCATGGTGACCCTTTCGGCTCCTTTAAAGGATCTGGAAAACCAGATGAATCAAATTAAGGTAAGCGTCCTGAACAATGAGCGGGTCGCGAGAGAGGCAGAGCAGAGGAAAAATGATCTGGTCACATATCTGGCCCACGATCTGAAGACACCGATCACGTCTGTCATCGGTTATCTGACTTTACTGCAGGATGAGCCTCAGATTTCGGAAGAAATGCGGAACCGTTATATTACCATCGCCAGAGAAAAGGCAGAGCGTCTGGATGATCTCATCAACGAATTTTTTGACATCACCCGGTTTAACCTGTCTCATATCACGCTGGAAAAAACAGAGGTCCATTTGATCCGCATGCTGAATCAGCTGATATATGAATTCAAGCCTATGCTGAGGGAAAAAAATTTGAATTGTGTGCTTCAGGCTCCCGACGATCTGCGTATCTATTGTGACCCGGATAAGTTACAGAGGGTATTTGATAATCTGCTCCGCAACGCGGTCAATTACAGCTATGAGGATTGTACGATCCGAATCTGGGTGGAAGAAATGCCGAATCAGGTGAAGCTGTCTTTTATCAATGACGGGGATCAGATATCGGAGGAGAAGCTTAAAAGGATATTTGAACAGTTTTACCGGCTGGATAATTCCAGATCCACAAAAAGCGGCGGAGCAGGTCTTGGACTTGCCATAGCAAAAGAGATCGTCGAGCTGCACGGAGGCCGAATATCGGCATACAGCAGGGAAAATATCATCCGTTTTGATGTGGTGCTTCCGCGGCCGTAG
- the vanR gene encoding VanR-ABDEGLN family response regulator transcription factor, translating to MKEQILLVDDEKEIADLVEVYLKNDGYSVKKFYNGKDALACMEEGGLDLAVLDVMLPDIDGFKILQKIREKYFYPVIMLTAKVEDMDKIMGLTLGADDYITKPFNPLEVVARVKTQLRRYKSYNHVGQAEEEERQEHDIRGLTINRDTHECFLYDKPVCLTPLEFSILWYLCEHKGKVVPSEELFEAVWGEKYLENNNNTVMAHIGRLREKLNEPPKRPRFIKTVWGVGYKIEE from the coding sequence ATGAAAGAACAGATATTATTGGTGGATGACGAAAAAGAGATTGCGGATCTGGTGGAAGTATATTTGAAGAATGACGGTTATTCTGTAAAGAAGTTTTATAATGGAAAAGACGCCCTGGCCTGTATGGAAGAGGGCGGGCTCGATCTGGCGGTTCTGGACGTAATGCTGCCGGACATAGATGGTTTCAAGATCCTCCAGAAAATACGGGAGAAATATTTTTATCCGGTCATCATGCTGACAGCAAAGGTCGAGGACATGGATAAGATCATGGGACTCACCTTAGGGGCGGATGACTATATTACAAAACCCTTTAATCCCCTGGAGGTGGTAGCGCGGGTCAAGACTCAGCTCAGGCGGTATAAAAGCTACAATCACGTGGGACAGGCAGAAGAAGAGGAGAGACAGGAGCATGACATCCGGGGACTTACGATAAATCGTGATACTCATGAGTGCTTTTTGTATGATAAGCCGGTATGTCTAACGCCGTTAGAATTCTCCATTCTCTGGTATTTATGTGAGCATAAAGGAAAGGTAGTGCCTTCTGAGGAACTGTTTGAGGCCGTGTGGGGAGAGAAATATCTGGAAAACAACAACAATACGGTGATGGCGCATATCGGACGGCTCAGGGAAAAGCTGAACGAGCCTCCAAAAAGGCCGCGTTTTATTAAAACAGTATGGGGAGTTGGATATAAAATTGAAGAATAA
- a CDS encoding ABC transporter ATP-binding protein, protein MEPILEFIHVCFSYHSLDGETSALYDISLKVSPGEFVAVVGPSGCGKTTLLSLISGLLKPESGEIRLFGKAQGTSGANIGYMLQRDHLFEWRTVYDNVLLGLEIKRNLTSNARASVDSMLDTYGLSAFKDAPPSSLSGGMRQRAALIRTLALEPDILLLDEPFSALDYQTRLEVGDDIGGIIRKEHKTAVLVTHDLSEAITLADKVVILSDRPARIKKILPLHFDEVYDSPLKRRSSPQFSGYFEEIWKELKSNG, encoded by the coding sequence ATGGAACCTATCCTTGAATTCATACATGTATGTTTTTCCTATCATTCACTGGACGGTGAGACATCCGCACTTTATGACATCTCTTTGAAGGTCAGCCCCGGAGAATTCGTAGCGGTCGTGGGGCCCTCCGGCTGTGGAAAAACAACGCTCCTGTCCCTAATCAGCGGCCTTTTAAAGCCGGAATCAGGAGAAATACGACTGTTTGGGAAAGCTCAGGGCACCTCCGGCGCCAACATCGGCTATATGCTTCAGAGAGACCACCTTTTTGAATGGCGGACGGTCTATGACAATGTGCTCCTGGGCCTGGAAATCAAGCGCAACTTAACCTCCAATGCCCGGGCCAGCGTGGATTCCATGCTGGACACCTATGGCTTGTCGGCTTTTAAAGACGCCCCTCCGTCTTCTTTATCCGGAGGTATGCGCCAAAGGGCTGCGCTCATCCGCACTCTGGCCCTGGAGCCTGATATCCTGCTTCTCGACGAACCATTTTCCGCTCTGGATTACCAGACAAGGCTGGAAGTGGGCGACGACATCGGCGGTATCATCCGCAAGGAGCATAAAACCGCTGTTCTGGTCACTCATGACCTTTCGGAGGCCATTACGCTGGCAGACAAGGTAGTCATACTTTCAGACCGGCCCGCCCGCATCAAAAAAATTCTGCCTCTGCACTTTGACGAGGTCTATGATTCTCCCTTAAAGAGACGAAGCTCTCCTCAGTTCAGCGGCTATTTTGAAGAAATATGGAAGGAGCTCAAATCCAATGGATAA
- a CDS encoding ABC transporter permease, with product MDNSLSKAQVAYLRARSRHKRLVLIGQILLFILFIGAWELTARIGLLNDFIFSSPSRMITCFIQMTEDFSIFRHIGVTLAETIGSFFLVMAIGLLAAMLLWLSPTLSELLEPYLVMLNSLPKSALAPVLIVWLGNNVKTIVVAAISVAVFGSIMTLHTGFRSVDQDKIKLIYTLGGRKRDVLKKVLVPSAVPLIINNMKVNIGLCLVGVIIGEFLAADKGLGYLIIYGSQVFKMDIVMMSIVILCIISMGLYRIIGMLEKRYVKRH from the coding sequence ATGGATAATTCCCTCTCCAAAGCCCAAGTGGCCTACCTGAGGGCGCGCTCCCGTCACAAACGCCTCGTTCTCATCGGACAGATTCTTTTATTTATCCTGTTCATCGGCGCCTGGGAGCTCACCGCCCGCATCGGCCTTTTGAATGATTTTATATTCAGCAGTCCATCCCGCATGATAACCTGTTTCATCCAAATGACAGAAGATTTCAGTATTTTTCGCCATATCGGAGTGACACTGGCAGAAACCATCGGCAGCTTTTTCCTGGTCATGGCCATCGGCCTCCTGGCCGCTATGCTGCTCTGGCTGAGCCCTACCTTGTCGGAGCTTCTGGAACCGTACCTGGTAATGCTCAACAGTCTTCCGAAATCAGCACTCGCCCCCGTACTCATCGTATGGCTGGGCAACAATGTGAAAACTATCGTCGTGGCGGCCATTTCCGTGGCCGTTTTTGGCTCCATCATGACACTCCACACGGGCTTTCGAAGCGTCGACCAGGATAAGATCAAGCTCATCTACACTCTGGGCGGCAGAAAGAGGGATGTCTTAAAAAAGGTACTTGTTCCCAGCGCTGTTCCGCTTATCATCAATAACATGAAGGTCAACATCGGCCTCTGCCTCGTAGGCGTCATCATCGGGGAATTTCTGGCGGCGGACAAGGGCCTGGGTTATCTGATCATCTATGGCAGCCAAGTGTTCAAGATGGATATCGTAATGATGAGCATCGTCATCCTCTGCATTATCTCCATGGGCCTTTACCGCATCATCGGGATGCTGGAAAAGCGGTACGTCAAGCGTCATTGA
- a CDS encoding DegV family protein yields MDYKIVVDSCCDLTKELKADRHFQVVPLTLQVGDTYITDDESFDQAKYLELVRTTPDCPKTACPSPEAFKKAYDCDAEAIFVVTLSQHLSGTYNSAVLGRSLYIEEKGEKKIAVFSSDSASIGEARIAVKIQEMAEAGESFEKIVKEVSEFRDNMKTYFVLETLDFLKKNGRLTGLQALFATVLNIKPVMGADKGVIIKLDQARGIDKALAKMAQWVAKEAKDAKDAENKVLSISHTNCPERAKKVKELICSLIKVKDVYIVDTAGVSTTYAGDGGVIIAL; encoded by the coding sequence ATGGATTACAAGATAGTAGTGGACAGCTGCTGTGATTTGACAAAGGAATTGAAAGCAGACCGTCATTTTCAGGTGGTTCCGCTGACATTGCAGGTGGGGGATACCTATATTACCGATGATGAGAGCTTTGACCAGGCAAAGTATCTGGAACTGGTCCGCACAACTCCGGATTGTCCGAAGACAGCATGTCCGTCTCCGGAGGCTTTTAAAAAAGCCTATGACTGCGATGCAGAAGCCATTTTTGTGGTGACATTGTCTCAGCATCTGAGCGGCACATATAACAGTGCGGTCCTCGGTAGAAGTCTTTATATAGAAGAAAAGGGTGAAAAGAAGATAGCCGTGTTCAGCTCGGATTCGGCGTCCATAGGAGAAGCCCGGATCGCCGTAAAGATTCAGGAGATGGCGGAGGCGGGAGAATCCTTTGAGAAGATAGTAAAGGAAGTGTCCGAGTTTCGGGATAATATGAAAACCTATTTTGTCCTGGAGACGCTGGACTTTTTGAAGAAAAACGGGAGGCTGACCGGATTGCAGGCTTTGTTTGCCACAGTCTTAAATATCAAGCCGGTCATGGGAGCCGATAAAGGTGTGATCATTAAGCTGGATCAGGCGCGGGGCATAGACAAGGCGCTCGCCAAGATGGCCCAGTGGGTTGCAAAGGAAGCGAAGGACGCGAAGGACGCGGAGAATAAGGTGCTGTCTATTTCCCATACGAACTGTCCGGAACGGGCAAAAAAAGTAAAGGAACTGATCTGCAGTCTGATAAAGGTAAAGGATGTTTATATTGTGGATACAGCCGGCGTCAGCACGACATATGCAGGGGACGGCGGAGTGATCATAGCATTGTGA
- a CDS encoding M18 family aminopeptidase — protein sequence MADRQNLESRVPEGLLRYIERGISPYHVVEAAAEELERDGYQELGLWDSWSLDKGGKYYVKAHGSSMFAFRINPGFGRLQSFRIAAAHTDWPCMRIKTAPDMSQDTYAKVNVETYGGPILNTWLDRPLSVAGRVTLKGNGCFSPETRLMDFGRPVFTIPNLAIHMNREVNKGVELNKQKDMLPMAGQAASDVLNKGGFFLNALAGELDAAPEDILFYELSVYNCDKPDILGMNGEFLSAPRLDNLTSVSACVDGLLAGTERGSGVDMAVFFDHEEIGSKTKQGAGSSLLALVMEKICRSFGYSGEDCINCLLKSFLLSVDVAHGKHPNQPDKSDVTNPVFLNGGVALKAESNQKYATDGEAVGVVRSICDKNHIPLQLFANRSDVGSGSTLGSIASSFAVMNTADIGIPLLAMHSAREVMGVKDQEALSDLMRCFWQEQ from the coding sequence ATGGCGGACAGACAGAACCTGGAAAGCAGAGTGCCTGAGGGGCTCTTAAGATATATCGAGCGGGGGATATCGCCGTATCATGTGGTGGAGGCCGCGGCAGAAGAGCTTGAACGAGACGGGTATCAGGAGCTGGGACTGTGGGACAGCTGGTCTCTGGATAAGGGAGGGAAATATTATGTGAAAGCCCACGGCTCTTCCATGTTCGCGTTCCGCATAAATCCTGGCTTTGGGCGCCTTCAGAGCTTTCGGATCGCGGCGGCCCATACAGACTGGCCCTGCATGCGTATAAAAACGGCTCCGGATATGTCCCAGGATACTTATGCGAAGGTCAATGTGGAAACGTATGGAGGCCCTATCTTAAATACTTGGCTTGACAGACCTCTTTCCGTGGCCGGAAGGGTGACGCTCAAAGGAAACGGCTGCTTCAGCCCCGAGACCCGTCTGATGGATTTCGGACGCCCTGTGTTCACGATTCCCAACCTGGCCATTCATATGAACCGGGAAGTGAATAAAGGTGTGGAGTTAAATAAGCAGAAGGATATGCTCCCGATGGCCGGACAGGCTGCGTCGGATGTGCTGAATAAAGGAGGATTTTTTCTGAATGCTCTGGCGGGAGAGCTTGACGCAGCTCCGGAAGATATTTTATTTTATGAACTTTCTGTTTATAACTGCGATAAGCCGGATATCCTTGGAATGAACGGTGAGTTTCTCTCAGCGCCCAGACTGGATAACCTGACCTCAGTAAGTGCTTGCGTGGATGGGCTGCTCGCAGGGACAGAGAGAGGAAGCGGCGTGGATATGGCCGTGTTTTTTGACCATGAGGAGATTGGCAGCAAGACGAAGCAGGGGGCCGGTTCTTCTCTTCTTGCGCTGGTGATGGAAAAAATCTGCCGTTCTTTCGGTTACAGCGGTGAGGACTGTATCAACTGTCTGCTGAAAAGCTTTCTGCTTTCAGTGGATGTGGCTCATGGAAAGCATCCGAATCAGCCGGATAAGAGCGACGTGACGAATCCGGTATTTCTAAACGGAGGCGTGGCTTTAAAGGCGGAGAGCAATCAGAAATATGCCACGGACGGAGAAGCTGTCGGCGTAGTCAGAAGCATTTGTGATAAAAATCATATACCGCTCCAGCTTTTTGCCAACCGCTCTGATGTGGGAAGCGGCAGTACCCTGGGCTCCATCGCATCCTCTTTTGCGGTGATGAATACGGCGGATATCGGCATCCCTTTGCTGGCTATGCATTCCGCCAGGGAAGTGATGGGAGTTAAGGACCAGGAAGCTCTTTCTGATCTTATGAGATGCTTTTGGCAGGAGCAGTAA
- a CDS encoding DUF5721 family protein, whose protein sequence is MIALNIPDKKDFTSKLFLQDTFDSFLVSQASFTTSITVSLDGSLHRDYFTDAEWEEMEQHDFARWPLLKPLCYQVVKGRRLPEHFKVVFVLSRSNTEKLLSETGLSISAEQVSGLFLNVRYDQGTLQCVTGVSLSFFTPDKSLDRAWDDMIRRYFRSKEIFWEEN, encoded by the coding sequence ATGATAGCGTTAAACATACCAGACAAAAAGGATTTCACATCCAAGCTGTTTCTTCAGGACACCTTTGATTCATTTTTGGTATCTCAGGCTTCCTTCACTACAAGCATTACCGTTTCTCTGGACGGTTCTCTCCACCGCGATTATTTCACTGACGCAGAATGGGAAGAAATGGAACAGCACGATTTCGCCCGCTGGCCGCTTCTTAAGCCTTTGTGCTACCAGGTCGTCAAGGGCAGGCGGCTGCCGGAGCACTTTAAAGTCGTCTTCGTGCTGTCCCGCTCCAATACAGAAAAGCTGTTGTCGGAAACCGGCCTGTCTATCTCGGCGGAACAGGTCAGCGGTCTGTTTCTGAATGTCCGCTACGATCAGGGAACACTTCAATGTGTGACCGGCGTCTCCCTCTCTTTTTTTACCCCCGATAAGTCTCTGGATCGGGCATGGGATGACATGATAAGGCGCTACTTCAGATCTAAGGAAATATTCTGGGAAGAAAATTAG
- the htpG gene encoding molecular chaperone HtpG, giving the protein MPEKQGNLSINSENIFPIIKKWLYSDHDIFYRELISNGCDAITKLKKLDVMGEFEIPEDTEFKIQVTVDPDEKTISFKDNGIGMTFEELDEYINQIAFSGAKDFLEKYKDKTNEDQIIGHFGLGFYSSFMVADKVSIDTKSYRADAPAVHWESDGGQEFAMAEGSKEDFGTEITLYLNEDSLEFANEYKAREVIEKYCSFMPVNIFLNKANAPQEYETIDVSEVTEKDVVVETTIEEAKTEERENENGEKEIVEISPRKELAKINKRPVPLNDVHPLWTKHPNECTDEEYKKFYRTVFNDYKEPLFWIHLNMDYPFNLKGILYFPKIGSQYESIEGTIKLYNSQVFVADNIKEVIPEFLMLLKGVIDCPDLPLNVSRSALQNDGFVKKISDYITKKVADKLTGMYKVEKENYEKYWDDLSPFIKFGYIRDEKFEDKIKDCILFKNLEGRYLTLAECLEENKEAHENTVFYVTDEKAQSQYINMFKEAGIDAVILTHTIDSPFISHVEQKNENVHFLRIDTDLDSAFKEETGEEEKESLSKMTDKLTETFRKALGDDKLEVKVEKLKNSSIASVVTSSEDSRRMQDMMKMYSMGDMNMDMFGASESLVLNANHPLVTYVLEHEDSEDTSIFCEQLYDLALLSHGSLSPERMSKFIARTNDVMLKLAE; this is encoded by the coding sequence ATGCCAGAGAAACAGGGCAATTTATCCATTAACAGTGAAAACATATTTCCGATCATAAAGAAATGGCTTTACAGTGACCACGATATTTTTTACCGTGAGCTGATCTCCAACGGCTGCGACGCCATCACCAAGTTGAAAAAGCTGGATGTGATGGGCGAGTTTGAGATTCCGGAGGATACCGAATTTAAAATCCAGGTCACGGTAGATCCCGACGAAAAGACCATCTCCTTCAAGGACAACGGCATTGGAATGACCTTTGAAGAGCTGGACGAGTACATCAACCAGATTGCTTTTTCCGGAGCTAAGGATTTCCTGGAGAAATATAAGGACAAGACGAACGAGGATCAGATCATTGGACATTTTGGCCTGGGCTTCTATTCCTCCTTCATGGTCGCGGACAAGGTAAGCATCGATACAAAATCCTATCGTGCCGACGCTCCTGCCGTCCACTGGGAATCGGACGGAGGCCAGGAATTCGCCATGGCTGAAGGGAGCAAGGAAGATTTCGGAACAGAGATCACCTTGTATCTCAACGAAGACAGCCTGGAATTTGCCAACGAATATAAAGCCCGCGAAGTCATCGAGAAATACTGCTCCTTCATGCCTGTAAACATTTTCCTGAACAAGGCGAACGCCCCTCAGGAATACGAGACCATTGATGTGAGCGAGGTGACGGAAAAGGATGTAGTGGTGGAGACCACCATTGAAGAAGCCAAGACAGAAGAACGGGAAAATGAGAACGGAGAAAAAGAAATCGTAGAGATTTCTCCCCGGAAGGAACTTGCCAAGATCAACAAGCGTCCTGTTCCTCTGAACGATGTTCATCCTCTCTGGACGAAGCATCCCAATGAATGTACCGATGAAGAATACAAGAAATTTTACCGTACCGTATTCAACGACTATAAGGAGCCTTTATTCTGGATTCATCTGAATATGGACTATCCGTTCAATTTAAAAGGCATTCTTTACTTCCCGAAAATCGGCTCCCAGTATGAGAGCATTGAGGGAACCATCAAGCTTTACAACAGCCAGGTATTTGTTGCGGACAATATCAAGGAAGTCATCCCTGAATTCCTGATGCTGTTAAAAGGTGTGATCGACTGCCCCGATCTTCCTCTAAATGTCTCCAGGAGCGCTTTGCAGAACGACGGCTTCGTCAAAAAGATTTCTGACTACATCACCAAGAAGGTAGCGGACAAGCTGACCGGCATGTATAAGGTCGAGAAGGAGAATTATGAAAAATACTGGGACGATCTGAGTCCCTTCATTAAATTCGGTTATATCCGGGATGAAAAATTTGAGGACAAGATAAAAGACTGTATCCTGTTCAAGAACCTGGAGGGCCGGTATCTGACCCTGGCAGAATGCCTGGAAGAAAACAAAGAAGCTCACGAAAATACGGTCTTCTATGTGACCGATGAGAAAGCGCAGAGCCAATATATCAACATGTTCAAGGAAGCCGGTATTGACGCGGTCATTCTGACCCACACCATTGACTCTCCTTTTATTAGCCATGTGGAACAGAAAAATGAAAACGTGCATTTCCTGAGAATCGATACGGATCTGGACAGCGCATTCAAGGAAGAGACCGGGGAGGAAGAAAAAGAATCCCTGAGCAAGATGACCGACAAGCTGACGGAGACCTTCCGGAAAGCTCTCGGCGATGACAAGCTGGAAGTCAAGGTGGAAAAGCTTAAAAATTCATCCATTGCTTCTGTTGTCACTTCGTCCGAGGACAGCCGCCGGATGCAGGATATGATGAAAATGTACAGTATGGGAGATATGAACATGGATATGTTCGGCGCTTCTGAAAGTCTGGTGCTGAACGCGAATCATCCTCTCGTGACTTATGTACTGGAGCACGAGGACAGTGAAGATACCTCCATATTCTGCGAGCAGCTGTATGACCTGGCTCTTTTAAGCCATGGAAGCCTCTCTCCGGAGCGCATGAGCAAATTTATTGCCCGTACCAATGACGTAATGTTAAAGCTGGCTGAATAA
- a CDS encoding cysteine hydrolase family protein has translation MSRALIVVDMQKDFIEGALGTKEAKVIVPRVKEKIRGFDGIVLATMDTHGTDYKNTQEGRKLPVAHCIKGSGGWELEPEIDLLLKEKQARIFEKSSFGSVELAQYLAEINEKEPLEEIELVGLCTDICVISNAMLIKAFLPEVPVLADSGCCAGVTPESHINALEAMKMCQITVE, from the coding sequence ATGAGCAGGGCGCTTATTGTAGTGGATATGCAGAAGGACTTTATAGAAGGAGCGCTGGGGACAAAGGAGGCGAAAGTCATTGTCCCCAGAGTTAAAGAAAAAATACGAGGTTTTGATGGAATTGTTTTAGCTACAATGGATACGCACGGAACGGACTATAAAAACACCCAGGAAGGGCGGAAACTCCCGGTCGCACATTGTATAAAAGGAAGCGGCGGATGGGAGCTTGAGCCGGAGATTGATTTATTACTGAAAGAAAAACAGGCCAGGATTTTTGAAAAGTCATCCTTTGGGTCCGTAGAACTCGCACAGTATCTGGCGGAGATAAATGAAAAAGAACCGCTGGAGGAGATTGAGCTGGTAGGTCTGTGTACGGATATCTGTGTGATATCCAATGCCATGCTCATCAAGGCTTTTCTTCCGGAAGTGCCTGTCCTGGCAGACAGCGGCTGCTGCGCCGGCGTGACGCCGGAAAGCCATATCAACGCGCTGGAAGCTATGAAAATGTGTCAGATAACAGTGGAATAA